From a region of the Drosophila ananassae strain 14024-0371.13 chromosome XL, ASM1763931v2, whole genome shotgun sequence genome:
- the LOC6503472 gene encoding galactosylgalactosylxylosylprotein 3-beta-glucuronosyltransferase I, with protein MSEVRIRPRQVLVLIIVFLVVLMMVHRNGKRTCQGPDYLQAIYAQQQADTLPTIYAITPTYYRPAQKAELTRLSHLFMLLPHLHWIIVEDSNTTTPLVKNLLQRAGLEKRSTQLNIKTPPEFKLQGKDPNWIKPRGVEQRNLALSWLRSHVDVDRHSIVFFMDDDNSYSTELFAEISKIQRGRVGVWPVGLVGGLMVEKPILNEDGTQVTGFNAAWRPERPFPIDMAAFAISMDLFIRNPQAIFSYEVQRGYQESEILRHLTTRDQLQPLANACRDVLVWHTRTEKTKLTAEVALQKQNKHSDAGMEV; from the exons ATGTCAGAGGTGCGCATTAGACCGCGCCAGGTGCTGGTGTTGATCATAGTGTTCCTGGTGGTGCTGATGATGGTCCACAGGAACGGGAAGCGCACCTGCCAGGGCCCGGACTATCTGCAGGCCATCTACGCACAACAGCAGGCGGACACGTTGCCCACTATTTACGCCATAACGCCGACCTATTACCGTCCCGCCCAGAAAGCAGAGCTAACCAG GCTATCCCACTTGTTTATGCTGCTGCCCCACCTTCACTGGATCATTGTGGAGGACTCCAACACCACAACGCCACTGGTTAAGAATCTGTTGCAGCGCGCCGGCCTGGAGAAACGTTCCACGCAGCTGAACATCAAGACGCCGCCGGAATTTAAGCTGCAGGGCAAGGATCCCAATTGGATCAAGCCGCGGGGCGTGGAGCAGCGCAACCTGGCGCTCTCCTGGCTGCGCAGCCACGTCGACGTGGACCGGCACTCCATAGTGTTCTTCATGGACGACGACAACTCCTACTCCACGGAACTGTTCGCCGAGATCAGCAAGATCCAGCGCGGCCGGGTCGGTGTTTGGCCCGTGGGCTTGGTCGGCGGACTGATGGTGGAAAAGCCGATCCTCAACGAGGATGGCACCCAAGTGACGGGCTTCAATGCCGCCTGGCGACCCGAGCGTCCCTTCCCCATCGACATGGCCGCCTTTGCCATCAGCATGGACCTGTTCATCCGGAATCCGCAGGCTATCTTCTCGTACGAGGTGCAGCGCGGCTACCAGGAGAGCGAGATCCTGCGGCACCTCACCACACGAGATCAGCTGCAGCCGTTAGCCAATGCTTGCCGGGATGTGCTCGTCTGGCACACCCGCACCGAGAAGACCAAACTAACCGCCGAGGTGGCCCTGCAGAAGCAGAACAAGCACTCTGACGCCGGCATGGAGGTGTAA